Genomic DNA from Peribacillus sp. FSL H8-0477:
GAACTGCTCGATATGATTACGTTAATTGAAAAACATATACATAACCAAACCCCTTATCAGAGCATCACTCTGCCATTAACTGATACAGAATTAATAAAAGCCTGCCAGACTTCCTGTGAGAATGCTGGATTTTCCTGGTGTATGCCAAGCAATTTAAACAATAATGAGCTCATCCATCGTCACACTTTACGAGACCGCACAGAGGTCATAGAGGAAAGAAACAGGCAGTTGCGTTTACGCAGGGAAAAGCCATAAATATAAACATAAAAAAGAAGCGATCCCTATAGGAATTGCTTCTTTTTTTGATAGTCAATAAGCAAAAGAAAAAAGCTATCCATTACCAAGAACAGCATCTTTTCTTCTATTTATGCAGGTGTTTCATTTCCAGGCAGATCACATTTACCAAAAAACTCCGCTACATCATCTGTCGGTTGAACCTCTTTATCGGGATACTGCTCGATAATCGCTTTCACCATTGCCTTACCCACACCTTGGGCTCTGAAGGAAGGATTAACAGAAATATGCTGAATTTTAATGATTCCTTCTTGAGAAAGATTAAGACCAGCCACACCAATTATTTCTTCTTCTTTCCATAGCAACAGCTGCAAACTTTCATCAGATTCGTAATCCTTCATTGTCGTCTGTAATTTTTTTATGTCCTTTAAATCCGGCATAAACGACAATAAGCCCATTGCAATTTTTTCATGATTTTTTTTATATCTTATAAACATAGGATCCCTCGTCACTTAAGTACGTAGTATTTTTAAGAATATAGTACATCATACATAATAATACCTGTTCTTTCAATGCTACCCTAATTAGCATTTTCCTCGGTCAAACGATGAACACCCAGTAAATAATTCCCCAAACCAATCCCATTACTAGCAGGAGCGCAAGCAAGATATAGTTATTTTTTTTCATAACAGCATAGCTCTCCTTCACCCGGTAAGTTCACGCATCAACTTTTATATGTCGGTTCCATTCTACTATAACAAGCCTTTACTGACAAATCAGGTTCTTATCTTTTTGTAAAATACGATAGAAAAGTCTAGACTTTTTAGTTCGGATTCTATATTTTTCTTTGTAACTTTTGGTGAATCTGCTTATACTAGATAGCAGCTAGAAATTTCCTTTTAAAGTGAATCTTTTTGCATGAATTTTCGTCTAGCATATTAAGGAGGCAGACTATGAAACAGACAATGATAAAAAAGTATTGTATTATTGCTTTAATTTTATGCTTATTCTTCCCAATTCGTGCTTTTGCTGATGCGGCAGTTGGGGATCAAGTGGTAACACTAGGTGAAAACTTAACCACTGAACAAAAAAACATGCTGCTTGCTGAAATGAAAGCACCAGCAGATGTAGAAATCTTAACCGTTACTAATCAAGAAGAGCATGAATATCTTGGGAAGTATATTGCTAAACGTTTAATTGGAACCAAGGCAATATCCTCTTCTTCTATCACACTAGAAAAAGCAGGTACGGGATTGACCGTTGAAACAAAGAATATTAATTGGGTTTCAGAAGAAATGTTTATCAATGCATTAGCAA
This window encodes:
- a CDS encoding GNAT family N-acetyltransferase: MFIRYKKNHEKIAMGLLSFMPDLKDIKKLQTTMKDYESDESLQLLLWKEEEIIGVAGLNLSQEGIIKIQHISVNPSFRAQGVGKAMVKAIIEQYPDKEVQPTDDVAEFFGKCDLPGNETPA